The following are encoded together in the Juglans microcarpa x Juglans regia isolate MS1-56 chromosome 2D, Jm3101_v1.0, whole genome shotgun sequence genome:
- the LOC121250416 gene encoding RING-H2 finger protein ATL52-like — translation MGDFASPFRQPPPAPSKSNLPTLYYGLVVIATAALLLALYNLLIVRWCTRSHQIQRAPGRRSPLVEISTSQSCVNPNRNLLSSFKYKKGVAADEQGVELNDCECAVCLSAFEEGEEVTRWLAVSSTCREYTASKFSRKCAGLRQLSLMDFVFPVGKGNSDNVSCVVGICGPVGMIITNKEYR, via the exons ATGGGTGATTTTGCAAGCCCCTTCAGACAGCCACCTCCTGCTCCATCAAAATCCAACTTACCTACCTTATATTATGGCCTCGTGGTGATCGCGACCGCCGCTCTGTTGCTAGCCCTATACAACCTCCTAATTGTCAGATGGTGCACACGGAGCCACCAAATCCAGAGAGCACCAGGACGAAGAAGCCCGTTGGTGGAGATCTCAACCAGTCAGAGCTGTGTAAACCCCAACAGGAACTTGTTGTCCAGCTTCAAGTACAAGAAAGGAGTGGCAGCAGATGAACAAGGCGTTGAGCTGAATGATTGTGAATGTGCAGTTTGCTTATCAGCTTTCGAGGAAGGTGAAGAG GTCACCCGTTGGCTGGCGGTGTCATCGACATGTCGTGAATACACAGCAAGCAAATTCTCAAGAAAATGTGCAGGACTCAGGCAGCTCAGTttaatggattttgtttttcccGTTGGGAAGGGGAATTCTGATAACGTTTCGTGTGTGGTGGGTATCTGTGGACCTGTCGGGATGATAATAACAAACAAAGAATATAGATAG
- the LOC121250415 gene encoding vacuolar protein sorting-associated protein 2 homolog 1-like, translated as MSFLFGKRKTPAELLRENKRMLDKSIREIDRERQGLQAQEKKLILEIKKSAKQGQMGAVRVMAKDLVRTRHQIEKFYKLKSQLQGVSLRIQTLKSTQAMGEAMKGVTKAMGQMNRQMNLPSLQKIMQEFERENEKMELTTEVMGDAIDDALEGDEEEEETDELVNQVLDEIGIDVNQALVNAPSSAVAAPPTKNKVPQVETVGNDVSGIDSELQARLNNLRKM; from the exons ATGAGCTTTCTATTTGGCAAGAGAAAAACTCCGGCAG AACTTCTGCGGGAAAATAAGAGGATGCTGGACAAATCTATAAGGGAAATAGATCGGGAGAGACAAGGTCTACAAGCGCAGGAGAAGAAACTAATTCTGGAGATAAAGAAAAGCGCCAAGCAAGGGCAGATG GGAGCTGTAAGGGTGATGGCAAAAGATCTCGTTAGAACACGCCATcagattgaaaaattctataagCTTAAATCACAACTCCAGGGTGTATCTCTTAGAATCCAG ACGTTGAAATCAACACAAGCGATGGGGGAGGCAATGAAAGGTGTGACAAAGGCAATGGGCCAGATGAATAGACAGATGAACTTACCATCATTACAGAAAATTATGCAAGAATTTGAAAGGGAGAATGAGAAGATGGAATTGACAACTGAAGTGATGGGAGACGCTATTGATGATGCTTTGGAAGgggatgaggaggaggaagaaacaGATGAACTAGTGAATCAAGTTCTCGATGAGATTGGAATTGATGTCAATCAAGCg CTTGTTAATGCACCATCATCTGCTGTTGCTGCACCACCAACCAAGAATAAGGTTCCACAAGTGGAAACAGTGGGTAATGATGTCAGTGGAATAGATAGTGAGCTACAGGCAAggttaaataatttaagaaaaatgtaa